The DNA region CTGGGTCCCCAGGTTCTCACTGACAGCAAGAGAAAgaccaggaggggcctgaggTGCAGGACCAAGGACATCTCCCTTGGTGCCTGAAAGAGGGGGTTGAAGGTAGAACATCAGGACTGCTGACCCCAAAGGTTTCCACACCCCCAAGATTTTTAAGAGACCCAGTAGCATCCCCTAGAACACAAACAAGAGCAGAGGGAAAACATGGCTTCCTAGAGCCCCGCAAACTCCAGAATGATTCCTCCCAAGCCTCATACGCACAACCCCTGTGTACTGGGCAGCATCGCCCTTAGGGCGGGCCCTCTCCTCTATGAATACGGTAGCCTGGCCCCTCGCTAAGTCATGAACATGCTGGCCCTTACCTACCAAGACAGAAATGTGCCCCTTGCACACTCACACTCAGGACTTCCCAGGACTCCTACATGCTGGACTGCACGGCACCTCCTTGCACATGTGTCTCTGCACACTCATGCCCACAGAAAAGACATGCACGGCACCTTCCTGCACTCCCCACATGCTCACAACCCCAGGAGCCCACCCAACCCTTGTGCGTGCCCCAGGCCGTGCACACTCACCCTTAGGGCCTCACCCTGACAACCACCTCCCCTCAGTTCCTGGAACTCACACCACCCTCATGCAATCTCCTTTCTACACCCTGCACATTCCTGGTCGCCTGAATGCTGGGAGCTCGACCCACACTCACATACatacccacacactcacacacacgcgcgcacacacatgctcacacacaacAATTACCCCACGGTCCCTGGACCCCCAGCTTCCGCAGCTGAGGGCTGCACGGCCAGACGGGCCCGGTGGAAGTTGGTGGGGAAAGATGAGCTCTGGCTGTCCCGATGGAAGAAGCCACACTGGGACGTAAGGGAGGAAGGGAGCAGAAGAGGTGGAGGATGGGAAGACTGAGGAAGGATGGGCGCCTCTACCTCTGCCTTGTCCCCCTTCCATGGGAGCAGGAAGCAGAGATTCTGGAGCCAGTTTCTCGGAGGCATCAATCCCCCCTAAGAATGGCAAGGTCCCCAACAGTCTGGATGCCCAGAGGCCTAGTCCACTGATGACTCACATTTGCCAGAGGGTGTGCTTGGTCCTGGGGAGGCCCCAAGGGCATGCATGGCTCCAAATGGCCCAGATGTGGCATGTGGTTCAGGGGATGACTGCTGGTGATGGACGTGATTCTCTGTACTGCCACGCGCATGAACGGGCTTTTAATGTGGAGCCCCAGGCGCACACGTGATTCTGGCTACACTCTGTGTGTATGAGAATGGCTCCAGGTAGAGCCTGGTATGTGGAGGTTCCGAGTTCAGTCCTGGCAACAGTCCCCTGCAGGCAGTTCTCCACACTGCTTGGCTTTCTTGGCCACAGTTTCCTTCCCAGCCTTACCCACCATGCTCTAGTTAATTCAGACCACACTTCCCTGCCTCCATGGCTTTGCCCCTCATAGTCCTGAAAGGCCCACACCcacccatccctctccccacatcCAGATCCTACCACCCCACCTTCTAAGGCGCAGCTCCAGGGCCACCTGCTCTCAAGCTTTCCCTCACCTGAGCTCCCACTGCACTTTCTTGACTCAGTCCACTGCCTCGTCCTGGACTACTCCCCTCCCCAACTAGACTATAAAACCCCTGAGAACAGGATCTACATCTGACTTATCTCTGAAACATCCAGGGCCTGATAGAGACCCTGGTACACGCAGGGTAAGTGCTCAATGCagatttgctgaataaatgggaGACTGGGTGAGAGAACCACACCATGAAAGGCCACCTGCCTGACAGGGGAGCCCTGCTCCCAGCGGCATCACCCTCCCCAAGCCTCACCTTCCACATCAGCAGCACCAGCAGCGCCAGCACCAGCAGCCCGGCCAGTACAGCCAGAAGGATGGCCCACCAGGGGACTCCTTCTGCCACCACAGCCACGGGGTCCAGGTACACCATCACTGGGATCTGGGGAGCAAGGGGTTAAGGGAACAAGGGCTGGAGCAACAGGACAGAAGAGCTTCCCCTGCTTCATGCCCCCAGCCCAGCAGCTCACCACTGTGGAGGCATCTCTGAGCAGCAAGTTCTTGATGGAGGACTTCACGGTGATGTTGGCTTGAACAATCACTTCCAGGGACTTCACAGCCGAGTACTCCTAAGGGAGCAGGGAAGGAGACCCTCCTCCTAAATGCCCCTACGCCCCCACCTCCCCCGAGCTCCTGAAGTTATAAACGGAATGGTGCCCAACACGGAGGGTGTTTCTGCCTGTCTTGGGTTGAGAGTGTGCTGCATTTggacaggaaggaggaaggagaagtgaGCCCCAGGGCGGGGGTTGGGGAAGAGGATGCCCAGCCCAGCGCCCCAGCCTGACTCTCACCTCCAGGAAGGTGCTGTTCCAGAGGCGGCCCCAGACATGCAGCACAGCTGCACGGTCAAAGCTGTAGAGAGGGCAGCTGAACACCACGCAGCTGGCCGTGCCCTGGGTGCAGTCCTGTGGACCAGGACCCGCAGGGCTCTGAGCTGCTTGGCCCCAGCACCCTCACAAACGTGGTCACACAGACACTGTCTGCCCAGagccttccctccatccctccatgaGCCCCCATTTTCCCCTGGCTCTTCATTCAATATCTCTCCCATTTTCCTTACCTGGCTTCAAACTCccctcctccaagaagtcttcccAAACTAACCCTGTGGTCCAAAAGAGCAGCCTACCCCAAATCTGGGCTATTTGGCTTTGAAATGcatggggagcagggaggaggtcTCTTGACAGCAGCAGGAAGAGTATCTTCCCCAGTAGATGCTCATGTTACCTAATGACAGTCCCATATATTGAGCATCTATCTGCAAGGTACTTATCTCATTTAAATTCACAACTGTCCTGCAAGGTGcatattattatcatccccatttttcaaACTAGGAAATTAAAGTTCAAAGAGGCCAGGTGACctgcctcaggtcacacagctagcaaagcTGGAAAGAGGTGGAACGGATACTTGAACCCAGGTCCAGAGTGGGCAAAGCTGCGCTCCTCCGTGAAGCCCAAACTCACTGAATGAGCAGGAGGATGCCCGGAGCGGCTGGGGGGACAGGGGACTTAGGCCCTTCTCCTTCCACGCCTGACCTAAATCCATTTGGCCCAATCCCACCTAATGGCCCATTTGCCTAAAAATTAATGTTCTATCCATCACGCTGCCTATACAGAAGAATGGCCACTTTCGAGCAATTCAAGAATCCTTGGTCAATTTGTCTAAAAGTCATTTTAAGTAAAAGAATCCATTTCAAAGTTCTTAGCAAAAAGGGTGGCCTTTCAGAAGAAATCATTCACCTGGAGAAAGCAGGACTATCCATGTAACAGGGAAACAGCAGTTACACAAGCTCATACCACCCCTGAGGTGACTTCATTTGCTTTCCACCATGCTCTCAGGGAAGCTGAGGGCCCCCAGGAAGGATGGGCTGTGGCAGCGGAACTTCCTCCCAGACAGATGCCACCAGAGCTGGCCCAACTGCTGCCCTCCCCCTGCCAAGGTCTCTTTGCCCCTTTTTGCCTCTATTGCCCATCCTTTCCGCACCTGGGATTCACCTTCTGCCACCAGGCCAAGCACCCCCCGATCTGTGCCCCCCCCCCACTCTCACTGCCAGCGCCATCCTAAAAGGGACGAGTACACAGAGTCTGCGCTAATCTGCTCAGTGAGCCCCGCCAGGAACAAAACTGTGTGAAACGAGGAGGAAACGGGGAGGCAAAAGGGCTCGAAAAGGATAGGCTTAATGAATCACATAAATATACTATCGATTTAATTATTAGAACTTTTAAAACCTTCGAGTGTTTTTTGACATTGTGAAAATCAAGCAGGTTTCCTTATGCAAATTGACTTTCTGGCCTAAAAGAATTCAAAAGAATAACAAACAGATCTCAGAGATGGCTAAAACCACCCCCTATAAAATGTGACCTTTCATACACACGCAGGGAGAATCAACCGCGTGGGTAACGGGCTATGGTAAGTGCCCTGCTCTGGAGTGAACACCTGGTGGGCGTGggggagcggcggcggcggcagctgctTCACCGGTGTGATGTGAAGTGCCCTGTCACCTTGCCCCCGGTGTCTGTGACCATCACAGCTATTAACAGGCCACCCGGCACCCTGaagctccctgccctcccctccccccgccatcCTCTGTCCTACCACGTGCCCCACCCCATCCTGCCTGGGCCACGTGTGCCCCGCCCTCACCAGGGTGACGTTTTTCTTCTTCTCAGCAGAGGACACTAGCCACCAGGACGTGCTGGGCTCCGGCTGCTCGTGAGGCTCCCGTGGCTCCGGCTGCCCCAGCTCCCGCCGCCTCCTGTCCCTGCTGTCCACATCCTGAGGTGCGGAGGGGGCCCAGTGAGGGACAGGTGGCACCTCCTCCCCAGCACCCTCCTCCTGGCCCCCCGACCGGCCGCAGACCCCCAGCCCCATGGCATCCTTCCCGAAGTCTGACCACGCCCCACCCTGCTTctgcagccccacccacctcGCCTAAGCCTCACCAGGTGGAGGACGTTGGGCCTGGGGGAACAGAGTCCCCTCGTCCCCGGCCCCTGCCCGCCCTCCAGCTCCACCCGCATGGGGTACAGCAGCCACTTCCCGTTGGCAATCTCGTGGGGCCACATGATGTTGAGGAAGGCCGAGCCCAGGGTCTTGAGTGACTGGCCTTGGTTGGAGACCTGTGGGCACAAGAGAGTGCAAAGGACAGGTTCTAAATCCCCAGAGATGGAGGGGACAGGGCTGCGGGGAAGCCTCAGGAAGCACAGCTTCAACAAAGACTCAGGATCCTAGATCCAGGCACCATTCTCTGCCCACCCCAAACCCAGGAAAACCTGGAGATGTCCCCGGGAAATGCGGGGAGGCCCCAGCCAAGCAAGGGCAGGGTTCTAGGGAGAGACATCAGCCCTCCCCACTGTCCCCATCCACCAGCAGAGGCCCCTGGGCCCTCATGGCCTCCCCAGACCAGCAGGTGAGATGTCCAGTCAGGAATGAGCAGGAAATGGTCAACTGAGCCCTCAACACAAACACCTGCGCACGGCCAAGGCCCAGGAACTGGGGGAGGCCTCGAACCAGGCGCCAGATGGGAGAAAAGCCACAGCCCTCGGGACATGTCTCAGCTTCTCCTCTGTGCCAAGAAGGGAGGGACCTCACCAGGCCACTTACCGTAACCTCATACTTGACCTTGCTGCCCACATCCCGCTCAGACTGCATGGCGCTCTCGCCCCGCACCACGCCAGAGAAGAAGAGCTGCTGGGGAATGGCCACCCTGGTGAGGAGGGGTCAAAACAGGGGCTGAGGAGGCCTGGGGCCTGATGGAGGGTCAGGAGGGTCAGGCCAGGTGAGGCAGAGCCCAGGCCTGGGTCTGGGGGTAACAATGCCCACCCCTCTGGCGGAGGCGCCCCCCTGGACAAGGCTTACCCCGTGATGGACAGCGGCAGCTCGATGAAGACACGGGCTCGGGCAGAGACCGGCCGCAGCTCCTGCTCGCTGATCCTGGAGTGTGACAGGGGCAGGCGTGGGTGGCGGGCACAGGCACCACCCCAAGGGATCAGGTGAGGACAGCAGAGCCCTTTCTAGGTGGACTTCAAGCCActgcccccaccctcacccacccTGCCCCGCCAGCCTTACGTGGCCAACAGCAGCTCCACCTCCAGCTCTGTGGTCTCAATGGTGATCCCTGAGGTGCTAAGGATGAGGTAGAAGGTGACCTAGGCAAAGGGTGGAGCGAGATTAGAGTCTGGGAGGGCGAGGGGCTTGAGGAGGGGTCAGGGGTGAGAGAGCCACTCGGATAGGGATAAGGGCAGATATGCCGACCTGGGCACCTCTCTTCATGGGGTTCCCCAGCTCACACTCAACATGGGAGGCGTTCTCATTGGACAGGCACAGCGGCTTCTCCTggagtggggagagaaggagagatcaGCTTGGGTTACTGGAGCCCCCaagaccccacccctgccctgccccgggCCCTCACCGCAGGGTCCAGGGCCCGGACTCCTGAATAGtgcagagaggcagggagggtgaCCAGGAGCTGGGCTTCATGGGCGTCATCCCCATcagcctggggctgggctgggtccGAAGGCAGATTGGTGACCTTCAGCTCCAGGCCGATGACTGGCTGCCCACTCAGTGCAAACAGGGCTGTCGTCCCATCCGCATCCCTGGGGGGGTCAGATCCCACTCACTCTAAGACCGGAACACCTGCCCccgcctctcccttcctccttcccccgccAGTGCATGCTGCCTGCCCCCACTCCCCGaacctctcctcccaccctggcTCTCCCGAATCTCCGCACACACTGGTCCAAGCCTCAGACTCAAGAGAGTCAAGACTGGGAGTCAGGGGACCTTTGTTTCTGGCCCCAGCTTCAGCACTtactgaccttgggcaagtaacttaacctctctaggCCTCCGTTCTCCATCTCTAAAGTGGGACTAGTAATATTTTCCGCTTCATGGGGTTGTGAAGACTTAACAGTGAGATGTGTGTGaactgtgtaattttttttatatggtgAAGGCTTGTCACTCCCTGCCAGAGGAGCCCctgtgggcccctcactgccctCATCCTGCAAACTTCTGAGCTCTCGGCAGGTTCTCCCCACCTTCCACCTTCCACCCTCTCCCTGCAGGCTCAGCCCCCGCTCCCGCTGGCCCTCCCAAGGGGACTTCCTTCCGTCCCTTGATCTCTTGCCTTCCCACCCCACCTGCTCCCTCGCTCCCCCTCACATGGGCAGAGGCTGAAACTCCGTGTCGCTGACACGGGTGCAGAACCGGGCGTGGACCAGCTGCAGGTTGCTCTGACACACCTTGTCTtcaccacagccttgcttcagaAAGTGGATCTGGGGAGAGATTTGAAGAGGGGGTCATTCCCAGGGGGTGCATGTATCGCCAAGGCGTATGGCGGGGTAGAGGATCATGGGAATAAACAACCTGAGTTCAACCCGCAGATCTgctgcttcctagctgtgtgacaccCAGCTGGTCACCTAACCGCTCTGAGCTgtgtcctcatcagtaaaatgatggGAGTATTACGATGCCGTGGTAGAGAGCAGCAGGCTAGTCCACAGCGAGGCCGCATTTCCTTGGCCTTTCTTGCATGTAACTAAGTCCCAGACTTAGAACGTGAAGAGAAGTAAAGAGCATCACTTCCGGACTGGCCGTAAGACCCATACAAGGAAGTCCCCGCCCCCCTCCAACTGATGGGATAGAGGTGACCTAAGGACCTTGGAGGCCACATTTGAACATGGCAGACCCCCAGCACCCTGGGCCCCTGAATGACCGCCTGTCCCCTCTGACTAGGAACGCGTGATAATTTGGGCCATTTTACATCTGTGGCCCGCCTGTTACAGCATCTAGAGATATGAGGAACAACTGGGGTAGCATGAAAGAATTTTGCAAGCTATGAATGTCACTGGCGAGGGATTCACGATCCCTGTCCCTCCCAGCTTCTTTTCCTGGGCTAAATCAGAACGCATGCTCACCTCTGTCCGCTGGGTGCTGGGCTGGTGGGCATTGAGGATGGGGGCCACGGGGGGCAGCCCCTGGGCAGGAGCCTGTCGCCGGAGCCGAGGGGTCTGGAGACTATAGGACAGAGTCACCACGATGGCCCGAAGCTTGTCTTTGAcattctcctggggaagggaAAAGATAGACGTGAATGCAAGAACAACCCccagaccccagccctgcccaaagCCCCAGCCAGACCTAGGACAGATCCTGGAAAGAGGCTCAGGGAGACGAAGGAGAGAGGTGGAGAACTGGGCTAGCGGGGGGAGAGCAACTGGGGTGGAGAAGGGAGGACAGCCAGGATTTAGGGCTTCGGGGACCAGACGAGAAGACGGAACCTGCCGTGGCCATCTCCAGGGCGTATAGAACTTGACAGGAGATGCAAGAAAACGGCAGGTAAAAGAGAGGCCCGAAAGGGAGCCTTCCCAAAAGTCGAGATCTTAGACTGAGGTGTGAGTGTGTTTGGGAAGAAGATGAGAGGAAGCCGGGAAAAGAGACGATGCGATGACAATGACCCTCAGAGGCCAAGGGGTCAGCGTCCACCTGGAGCTGAAGCATAGTGTCTCCACAGACTCGGTCATGCTGGTGTTTCAGCCACACGGTGCCCGAGGCCTGGTGCTTGGGGTCATCCGGGCCACGGCTCAGGAAGGTTACACGGGGCACCTGTCCCCGGAGCCTCCGGTCCGTGTCCCCATCTAACGTGTACTCCAGGGCTGTggcaggtgggagaggaggggccGGTGAGCTGCAGAGCAGCTCCAATGGGCCCTTCTCTGCACCCCGGAGTGACCCCCCCCCTGACACCCAACGGGGTGAGCGTGGAGGGGCCTCACTCACCCACAGCGGGGCTGTAGCTGCTGGGCGATGCAATGTAGCTGAAACAGACCCTGAGGTCCATGCTGCGGGGACGAAGACAAGGCTGACAGGCCCGAGCCACACCCCAACCCTGcccactcctgccccagccccagccccaaaCTGGGTAGACAGGGGAGAACTGGACCCTGGAggctcccctccaccctcccctcggACCCCGCCTCACCAGACCGAGTGGCCACTGGCGCAGTTGGGCTGTTCTAGGTCGATGCTTCTTGGAAGAATAGAGACCTCGTGGGAGACGTGGAGGACAGGCCTggccctggggaagggggagtcCAGGGCACAGGAGACATGAGAACATGAGGCTGGGAAAGAGGAGAGGCGGCAGATCTGGcactgcagagcggctgggccttggggagggggaggccagCAGAGGAGGACGGCTCACCTGAAGAGCACGGCAGTGTCGGCCAGGGAGCCCACCAGCAGGTCCGGGTAGCGGTTCCCATCCACATCCAGGCCGCCCGACAGAGAGTAGCCAAAGCTCTTTATGCCCACAGCCTCGCCCTCCAGCACCTGGGGGACCAGACCATCAGCCTCCCCACCCATCAcaccccagcctctgcctccccctccctctgctgCTGTGCCCCCTGGGTCCCCCAGACACCCATTCCCTCATCCCCACCACTCCCCTCACCTGGGAAGGTTTGACGACAAGCCCCAGGCTGCTCCCGTGGTAGATAAAGACTTTCCCATCCCCGTCGAAGGGGGCCCCTACAGCAAGGTCTGCAGGAGTGGGAGGAAGGCAATCAGACCCGGGGGCTGAGGGTGGGAGGCCTGAGGTCCAGGCCCCTACTTTCCCTCAGTCACTCAGTTCCATACcctgtgttttctattttattgagaGGCTACTAAGTCCTGGGCACCTTACACATGTCATTTTTAATCCTTTCAGCTACTCTCTGCAGGCATCACTAGCTCAGAAAGGgtccttgcccaaggtcacaaagccggTAAATGGTAAAGCTCAGGCAGGAGCCCAGGTTGCTCCTCTCCCTGAGCCCTCAGAAGACCTTCCCCTTGACCTCAGAGGCACTTCtgcacccctgcccctcccccctccctcccccccttccccagccttccCTGTCCCCAGTCACACCTGGGAAGCCATCTTGGTTGAGGTCCCCCAGGACAGCCAGACTGATCCCAAACATGGAGTCAGGAGAGCCGCAGAGCCGGAGAGGGGAGACCCCAGCCCAGTGACCCCCCTGGTTCATGTACACATACACGGCACCCCCCAGTTCTTCTTGGCGCTCAAAGAAGTAGGGGGCACCCACTACCAGATCTGTCCAgctatggagagagagagacagccagTGGAGTCAGGAGGAGAGGCCAGAGGCCCCTCACCCCTCCTAGACCCAGCCGCCCCCAGGCTCCCCCCGCCTCAGCCCACTCTCACCCGTCATTGTTAAGGTCAGCCACCGCCAGCGAGTAGCCAAAGCCAGAGGTCAGGCGCTCCCCAGACAGCATAACTTCAGGCACCAGGCGACTGGCGCTGTCTTTGCGCAGAATGACCACAGCACCCTTGTGGTTGGCACGGGGGGCCCCTGCCACAAAGCTCAGCTCCTCTGCTCGCACCAGACTCTTCCCCGAGTCGATGGAGAAACCTGGATGGGGGCGACTCACCAGTGAGCTGTCCCCACCAGACTCCCAGCCAGGGTAGGTCACAgctcctcccaccctgcccctccctaACAGGGAGAGGTGCCCTCTGTGGCATCACCACCACAGCTGGACCACTCCTCTTCCCCTCCAGAGGCCCGGAAGCCCTCCCCACCCAGAGGCTAAGGTCTGGCACGAGAAGCGCGATGAGGTCGGCCTCAGGgactggggaggaaggagaaaggcaaTGGCTGAGAAGGCCAGGCcgctgggctgggggctgaggcacCGGCAGGAGCTGGGCCAGGGCGCCCCCATATGATTCCCTGGAACTGCTCTCCTCTCTGCACACCCAGGAGACCCCCATCCCATCCAATGCACCTTCTTTGCCCCCTACGCCCACCATCCTGGCAGGAAGAGGAAGACTTCACACGGACGGGAGAGGAAGAAAcggggggagatggggaggagtTTGATTCACGCAAGCTTCTCCCAGGCCTcgtttcctcctcttctgcagAAGGACGCGGATGAGAAAGGAGAGGGACTTACCAACACAGCTGGACCTTTCTCCGCACATGCCCACCATCCATCCCTCAGAGAAAGTCCCCCAGAGGCCTAGCCTCCTTCCTTCCTAGTACAGCCTCAGCCCATCTGGATCTTCCTCCATGGAGATCCCCGTTCACAGCCCCGAGGCTTCACCCCTGGGGCCTCTTCTCCTTGGGCCTGGTTACTGCGCTCAGCTCTTGTCTGTAACCTGGGCCCAGTGGGTGTTTCTCTGGGTGCGTgttggggggcagggcaggagaggtggggaggCCAGGCCAAGCCCCCAGGGCCCAGGAGGACGTGGAGGGGCGCTTACAAACCTAAGTAGCTATTCAGGGCCAAGTCTCCGGCTGGTCCTGGGAGCCGGTCAGCAGGGTCCAAAGTTTTATACACCAGCTGGTCAGGGTCTGAGCTATCAATGTTGGTCACAAAGAGCAACCctgcggggggcggggcagggaagACACCAGGGGAGGGACATCCAGAGGAGGGGCCACAGAgtggagagacagaggcagacagaaagaggaagaagtggAGAAAGAATACGAGAGAGACAAACAGACCAGAGAGATAAgaatcagagacagagacagagtgagggacagagacagagacggaAGGATGGGAGCATGGAGAGAGAGGacaagagagagaagcagagggttAGAGTGGCTCCGGGCCGGGGAGGGGTCCCTACCAAAGTAGCTGTTGGCAGGGACGGGGATGAGGCGGGGGTCCTGCTCCTTCTCACCCCCCGCCTCGTAGGGCCCGTCGTCCAGATGTGCCAGGTCCGCTGAGCCCTGCACACAGAGCTCCACCCTGGCCGTGCCTGCAAGGACAGACCTGTTAGTGCCCAGGGCAGGGAGCACGGAGCACCCGCAGGCCGGGCGCTAGTTAGACAGgcacccagggaagcccctcctcgcCTTTCCAGCCCTATCTCCACCCCCTCCCGGCCCAAGCTGCCTGGGGTCCCCCAGACTTGGCATCACACTCACCGAGTGTCAGCCCGGCCAGCGGCAGCGTGCGGAGATGGGAATGGGAGTGATGAGGTGTGGGCTGGTGTGTTGGAGCATGCGGGCCCCGGCTGGGCATGTGGGAGCTCATGCCAGCATGTTGCGGAACTCTCGGCCATGCGGAGGAGAGGCGATGGCCCCGTTCGTGTGCGTGCTGGCATGGCTGTGGTGAGAAGCGTGGCAGGGCCCCAGGGCTCCACGGCAGTGAACATGTGGGCGTGCTTGGCCACATGCTGCCCCCAACCCCCTCTCTGAGGTACTGGATACTTTggttcccttctcccctccccagggagtCACTCACCCTTCCAGTTATAGGTTCCTGGGGCCCCAAAGAGGAGGTAGTGGCTGTCGGGGGAGAAGGCAGCAGCCGTGCCCTGCTGGCAGAACCCAAATTGCTCGTGGCCCTGGGGACGTCCCTCACAGAACTTCCACTCCCCGCCATCCAGCTCATCGCGGACGGCCAGATCC from Pseudorca crassidens isolate mPseCra1 chromosome 11, mPseCra1.hap1, whole genome shotgun sequence includes:
- the ITGA7 gene encoding integrin alpha-7 isoform X8, which encodes MAGTPGRDPWGAPGICYLLGSLLAGLLFPGAVAFNLDVMGALRKEGEPGSLFGFSVALHRQLQPGPQSWLLVGAPQALALPGQQANRTGGLFACPLSLEETDCYRVDIDRGADVQKESKENQWLGVSVRSQGPGGKIVTCAHRYEARQRVDQTLETRDVIGRCFVLSQDLAVRDELDGGEWKFCEGRPQGHEQFGFCQQGTAAAFSPDSHYLLFGAPGTYNWKGTARVELCVQGSADLAHLDDGPYEAGGEKEQDPRLIPVPANSYFGFSIDSGKSLVRAEELSFVAGAPRANHKGAVVILRKDSASRLVPEVMLSGERLTSGFGYSLAVADLNNDGWTDLVVGAPYFFERQEELGGAVYVYMNQGGHWAGVSPLRLCGSPDSMFGISLAVLGDLNQDGFPDLAVGAPFDGDGKVFIYHGSSLGLVVKPSQVLEGEAVGIKSFGYSLSGGLDVDGNRYPDLLVGSLADTAVLFRARPVLHVSHEVSILPRSIDLEQPNCASGHSVCMDLRVCFSYIASPSSYSPAVALEYTLDGDTDRRLRGQVPRVTFLSRGPDDPKHQASGTVWLKHQHDRVCGDTMLQLQENVKDKLRAIVVTLSYSLQTPRLRRQAPAQGLPPVAPILNAHQPSTQRTEIHFLKQGCGEDKVCQSNLQLVHARFCTRVSDTEFQPLPMDADGTTALFALSGQPVIGLELKVTNLPSDPAQPQADGDDAHEAQLLVTLPASLHYSGVRALDPAEKPLCLSNENASHVECELGNPMKRGAQVTFYLILSTSGITIETTELEVELLLATISEQELRPVSARARVFIELPLSITGVAIPQQLFFSGVVRGESAMQSERDVGSKVKYEVTVSNQGQSLKTLGSAFLNIMWPHEIANGKWLLYPMRVELEGGQGPGTRGLCSPRPNVLHLDVDSRDRRRRELGQPEPREPHEQPEPSTSWWLVSSAEKKKNVTLEYSAVKSLEVIVQANITVKSSIKNLLLRDASTVIPVMVYLDPVAVVAEGVPWWAILLAVLAGLLVLALLVLLMWKMGFFKRARYPEATVPQYHAVKIPREDRQQFKEEKTGTILRNNWGGPRGGGPDAHPILAADGHPEPGSDGHPVPGTA
- the ITGA7 gene encoding integrin alpha-7 isoform X12 yields the protein MAGTPGRDPWGAPGICYLLGSLLAGLLFPGAVAFNLDVMGALRKEGEPGSLFGFSVALHRQLQPGPQSWLLVGAPQALALPGQQANRTGGLFACPLSLEETDCYRVDIDRGADVQKESKENQWLGVSVRSQGPGGKIVTCAHRYEARQRVDQTLETRDVIGRCFVLSQDLAVRDELDGGEWKFCEGRPQGHEQFGFCQQGTAAAFSPDSHYLLFGAPGTYNWKGTARVELCVQGSADLAHLDDGPYEAGGEKEQDPRLIPVPANSYFGLLFVTNIDSSDPDQLVYKTLDPADRLPGPAGDLALNSYLGFSIDSGKSLVRAEELSFVAGAPRANHKGAVVILRKDSASRLVPEVMLSGERLTSGFGYSLAVADLNNDGWTDLVVGAPYFFERQEELGGAVYVYMNQGGHWAGVSPLRLCGSPDSMFGISLAVLGDLNQDGFPDLAVGAPFDGDGKVFIYHGSSLGLVVKPSQVLEGEAVGIKSFGYSLSGGLDVDGNRYPDLLVGSLADTAVLFRARPVLHVSHEVSILPRSIDLEQPNCASGHSVCMDLRVCFSYIASPSSYSPAVALEYTLDGDTDRRLRGQVPRVTFLSRGPDDPKHQASGTVWLKHQHDRVCGDTMLQLQENVKDKLRAIVVTLSYSLQTPRLRRQAPAQGLPPVAPILNAHQPSTQRTEIHFLKQGCGEDKVCQSNLQLVHARFCTRVSDTEFQPLPMDADGTTALFALSGQPVIGLELKVTNLPSDPAQPQADGDDAHEAQLLVTLPASLHYSGVRALDPAEKPLCLSNENASHVECELGNPMKRGAQVTFYLILSTSGITIETTELEVELLLATISEQELRPVSARARVFIELPLSITGVAIPQQLFFSGVVRGESAMQSERDVGSKVKYEVTVSNQGQSLKTLGSAFLNIMWPHEIANGKWLLYPMRVELEGGQGPGTRGLCSPRPNVLHLDVDSRDRRRRELGQPEPREPHEQPEPSTSWWLVSSAEKKKNVTLDCTQGTASCVVFSCPLYSFDRAAVLHVWGRLWNSTFLEEYSAVKSLEVIVQANITVKSSIKNLLLRDASTVIPVMVYLDPVAVVAEGVPWWAILLAVLAGLLVLALLVLLMWKMGFFKRARYPEATVPQYHAVKIPREDRQQFKEEKTGTILRNNWGGPRGGGPDAHPILAADGHPEPGSDGHPVPGTA
- the ITGA7 gene encoding integrin alpha-7 isoform X9 is translated as MWDLTGPGHEPASPASAGGFSTAAPPGKPRLLVGAPQALALPGQQANRTGGLFACPLSLEETDCYRVDIDRGADVQKESKENQWLGVSVRSQGPGGKIVTCAHRYEARQRVDQTLETRDVIGRCFVLSQDLAVRDELDGGEWKFCEGRPQGHEQFGFCQQGTAAAFSPDSHYLLFGAPGTYNWKGTARVELCVQGSADLAHLDDGPYEAGGEKEQDPRLIPVPANSYFGFSIDSGKSLVRAEELSFVAGAPRANHKGAVVILRKDSASRLVPEVMLSGERLTSGFGYSLAVADLNNDGWTDLVVGAPYFFERQEELGGAVYVYMNQGGHWAGVSPLRLCGSPDSMFGISLAVLGDLNQDGFPDLAVGAPFDGDGKVFIYHGSSLGLVVKPSQVLEGEAVGIKSFGYSLSGGLDVDGNRYPDLLVGSLADTAVLFRARPVLHVSHEVSILPRSIDLEQPNCASGHSVCMDLRVCFSYIASPSSYSPAVALEYTLDGDTDRRLRGQVPRVTFLSRGPDDPKHQASGTVWLKHQHDRVCGDTMLQLQENVKDKLRAIVVTLSYSLQTPRLRRQAPAQGLPPVAPILNAHQPSTQRTEIHFLKQGCGEDKVCQSNLQLVHARFCTRVSDTEFQPLPMDADGTTALFALSGQPVIGLELKVTNLPSDPAQPQADGDDAHEAQLLVTLPASLHYSGVRALDPAEKPLCLSNENASHVECELGNPMKRGAQVTFYLILSTSGITIETTELEVELLLATISEQELRPVSARARVFIELPLSITGVAIPQQLFFSGVVRGESAMQSERDVGSKVKYEVTVSNQGQSLKTLGSAFLNIMWPHEIANGKWLLYPMRVELEGGQGPGTRGLCSPRPNVLHLDVDSRDRRRRELGQPEPREPHEQPEPSTSWWLVSSAEKKKNVTLDCTQGTASCVVFSCPLYSFDRAAVLHVWGRLWNSTFLEEYSAVKSLEVIVQANITVKSSIKNLLLRDASTVIPVMVYLDPVAVVAEGVPWWAILLAVLAGLLVLALLVLLMWKMGFFKRARYPEATVPQYHAVKIPREDRQQFKEEKTGTILRNNWGGPRGGGPDAHPILAADGHPEPGSDGHPVPGTA